In Eupeodes corollae chromosome 3, idEupCoro1.1, whole genome shotgun sequence, a single genomic region encodes these proteins:
- the LOC129952583 gene encoding probable serine/threonine-protein kinase DDB_G0282963 isoform X1 gives MDLSLERDGSALGSLFQQIIADMKNTTPLWDDFLAKAGKLHACLRAAIQAIAAYLDAFQKIADAATNSRGASKEIGTALTRVCLRHKAVETRLKTFTSAIMDCLVLPLQDKLEDWKRQVATIDKEHAKEHKRCRAELKKRSTDTLRLQKKARKGQSDAIQSLVDSHMHDVTMRRAELEEVEKKSLRSAMIEERMRYCTFVYMLQPVVKEECEVMSELGHLQEAMQSIANVTKEPNILPPSSEELIHDAKSTMNLYPESPGGGSGSQGCSNSLGSRKSSVCSISSMNSSGSSGSPGHHHHPRSLSQLISPTIRLKPGESSDSGFCSSPALTSQASTATSQSHAVSTWPPHSQDVPATDRPHTISSAYEKGHQRPALTVYTFQNPETIMEAATPVPTSQKSPGNVLCRPPLPVRCSSLERPLSANNNARNGTGLLPRQCPSPIPAHVTKELSHLPQSQQQQQMQQQQYLQQQSQPQPTYVNMSELASMAAQKLTNQQQQQQQIINQLQQHQQQPIQQQQPQQQNQQQPQANHSVLQQQQSTDSHSSVSSESSLVNHPNHSSSNTPSLHSHPSIESHQTNVGYSTYTPSSGASTPHNHYSPLLTNSPATPLSANAPPLVVGYINPASTNNSSCSPTSLNLKYDDAGDSEDVLKITETDSATTNNSTNNAFNNSIGQQENCTIASSSTEPNNQDSTECDERVRASVLQKASMFEKQAAAVNSSPVLPLTGGRSNHSISSGESVYSTRKDELNHSVKGANDAAVANEKDNDQIDKLYEDSIQELNDLIGELDSFQREHEAREKSHSSTDNENPSAATLIPSLKDVMASNNTHQAPTTTISNGSGTDVDSDKISIGSFNYSTQSTTASDAAKFAYSDSELSRFVSETSSLGFENPTFAHFVQSEANGDDLSIAGEDSISNVQRSLNDNDSGSGVVVIYDHTIPCTPDIDYVKQNSEIVVLRTKDPQTPEPSSSSSLITSLTPQSASGLENPKQRLSSFRSEQYITPPDNNNRNTLLNNNQGTKTLKKPSQLPSADSNSSSGTGGEYKLSKLNLNRIVDRKIPNLNSLSNNNNNELSKNNNNNNTISPLSKDFKASLDEKLRSQKKKLDTNQQKQPSSQQQQQQSPKQQQKKFNSKIISKPLPPLPPTISHSNSNSIPSMPSHQILRSPSLLSSSSAAVTPVQSSLHPQAAKIASPPVVATVKPSISPRPASLSGCGTRIARRSSVNTAKPPPPVRRSSSVTPSHNQSTPNSPNLTQQSTMNNSVENLPPPPAYLLDRQHSNSVPQTIATAASSIKVAETVKALSAIRHTPASPSAIRRAQNMLNQQQQQQTATIQSQIHENNIYSTTPLMHDASPVVVENIYNKSPPQPPPKTQQVYQHYQHPQPQPHSQASQQQMAQHYNQNNDRGHYRNYNHQQSNHHHQQLQQSLPSPPPPPHEQSMVPPPLPPPNPQPPKHQQHNTTNTNNHNNCDSNSSFRTSCNSPGIYAQPKQVSNMSSFRSSSPGPQLQQSHTPSAQPKTNPILIAQLNARLNKQQQQSEYGTYQIAAHQQDNNRSVISAHHQPLYGSTPSSPHHQQHHHHHQQQQQQQQQLNQIYNTATTEQIYSRQANDRYHQQQQQHQHQLQQAQQQYDDYSSVNNDKSGSIRSKTKAEFLENLNAKLAKQGISGRAFAVRNLINSKALPDPRLCHESLMDQIKRGANLKRNQKINDRSAPKIH, from the exons GGCTGCCATCCAGGCTATTGCCGCGTATTTGGATGCCTTCCAAAAAATCGCAGACGCCGCAACAAATTCACGAG GTGCTTCCAAGGAAATCGGTACCGCTTTGACACGTGTCTGTCTGAGACACAAGGCAGTAGAAACCCGCCTAAAAACATTCACATCAGCAATCATGGATTGCCTGGTATTACCTTTACAG gaCAAACTAGAAGACTGGAAACGCCAAGTCGCCACAATCGACAAAGAACATGCCAAAGAACACAAACGATGTCGTGCCGAGTTGAAAAAACGCTCAACCGATACACTacgtttgcaaaaaaaagccCGCAAAGGCCAATCGGATGCTATACAATCCCTGGTCGATTCACATATGCACGATGTCACGATGCGTCGTGCCGAATTAGAAGAAGTCGAAAAGAAATCACTGCGTTCGGCAATGATTGAAGAACGTATGCGTTATTGTACGTTTGTTTATATGCTCCAACCGGTAGTTAAGGAAGAATGTGAAGTAATGTCTGAATTGGGTCATTTGCAAGAGGCAATGCAATCAATTGCTAATGTTACCAAAGAGCCCAACATCCTGCCACCATCATCCGAGGAGCTAATACATGATGCTAAATCAACTATGAATTTGTACCCAGAATCACCGGGTGGTGGCTCTGGCTCGCAAGGTTGTTCAAATTCTTTGGGATCACGAAAGAGTTCGGTGTGTTCAATAAGTTCAATGAATAGCAGTGGTTCTAGTGGATCGCCtgggcatcatcatcatccacgATCTTTGTCGCAG ttaatttcgCCTACGATTCGCCTTAAGCCTGGTGAATCCAGTGATAGTGGTTTTTGCTCATCGCCAGCTTTGACTTCTcag GCTTCAACAGCAACAAGTCAGTCGCATGCTGTATCCACATGGCCACCACATTCCCAAGACGTTCCAGCCACAGATCGTCCTCACACAATATCGTCGGCCTATGAAAAAGGCCACCAGCGTCCGGCTCTGACAGTATATACATTTCAAAATCCAGAAACCATTATGGAAGCAGCAACTCCGGTTCCAACATCCCAAAAATCACCAGGAAATGTCCTGTGTCGACCACCATTACCAGTG AGATGCTCGTCGTTGGAACGTCCACTTTCGGCAAACAACAATGCACGCAACGGTACAGGTTTACTACCACGTCAGTGTCCATCACCAATTCCAGCCCATGTTACTAAAG AGCTATCTCATCTGCCACAatcccaacaacaacaacagatgcaacaacaacaatatctGCAACAGCAGTCTCAACCACAACCGACTTATGTTAATATGTCAGAACTAGCCTCAATGGCAGcccaaaaattaacaaatcaacaacaacaacaacagcaaataaTTAACCAATtgcaacaacatcaacaacaacctaTTCAACAGCAACAGCCgcaacaacaaaaccaacaacaaccacaagCGAATCATTCTGTATTGCAACAGCAGCAATCAACCGATTCTCACAGTTCGGTTTCATCAGAATCCTCTCTAGTTAACCATCCCAATCATTCCTCATCGAATACTCCCTCCTTGCATAGTCATCCATCCATTGAATCACATCAAACTAATGTCGGTTACAGTACATACACACCGTCCAGTGGTGCATCAACACCACATAATCACTATTCGCCGCTGTTAACTAATTCGCCTGCAACCCCACTATCAGCGAATGCACCACCACTTGTTGTTGGCTATATTAATCCAGCTTCAACTAATAACTCCTCGTGTTCTCCAACgtctctaaatttaaaatatgacgATGCTGGAGATTCCGAGGATGTTTTGAAAATCACAGAGACTGATAGTGCAACAACAAATAACAGTACTAACAATGCATTTAATAATTCTATTGGCCAACAAGAAAATTGTACAATTGCTTCATCGTCAACAGAGCCAAATAATCAGGATTCAACTGAATGCGATGAGCGGGTGAGGGCATCGGTCTTGCAAAAGGCTTCGATGTTTGAAAAACAAGCGGCTGCTGTAAATAGTAGTCCTGTTCTACCACTGACAGGTGGTCGAAGTAATCATTCGATATCGTCTGGAGAAAGTGTCTATTCCACACGTAAAGATGAACTCAATCACTCAGTAAAGGGTGCAAATGACGCAGCTGTAGCGAATGAAAAAGATAACG AccaaatagacaaactttacGAAGACTCCATTCAAGAACTAAATGATCTTATTGGCGAATTAGACTCCTTTCAACGAGAGCATGAAGCACGTGAAAAATCCCACAGCAGTACCGATAATGAGAATCCATCAGCAGCAACACTAATTCCATCGCTGAAGGATGTTATGGCCAGTAACAATACCCATCAGGCTCCAACTACAACAATAAGCAATGGAAGCGGAACCGATGTGGATTCCGATAAGATCTCCATCGGAAGTTTCAATTATTCAACACAAAGTACGACAGCCAGTGATGCAGCCAAATTCGCCTACTCGGACTCTGAATTGAGTCGTTTTGTGAGTGAAACAAGTTCGTTGGGGTTTGAGAATCCAACTTTCGCTCATTTCGTTCAATCCGAAGCAAATGGCGATGATCTTTCGATTGCTGGAGAAGATTCCATTTCGAATGTTCAGCGATCATTGAACGATAATGATTCTGGAAGTGGAGTAGTCGTGATCTATGATCATACAATCCCATGCACACCGGATATTGATTATGTCAAACAAAATTCCGAAATTGTTGTGCTTCGCACAAAAGATCCACAAACTCCAGAGCcatcttcgtcgtcatcgttgatAACGTCCCTAACACCACAATCTGCTAGTGGCCTGGAGAATCCCAAACAAAGGCTGAGCTCGTTTCGCAGCGAACAATATATAACACCGCCGGACAATAACAATCGCAACACACTTCTCAACAATAATCAAGGTACGAAAACGCTGAAGAAGCCTTCGCAGCTTCCATCAGCTGATAGTAATAGTAGTAGTGGTACAGGTGGCGAATACAAGCTGTCCAAGTTGAACTTGAACCGTATCGTCGATAGGAAGATACcaaatttaaatagtttaagcaataataataataatgaattaagtaagaacaacaacaacaataacaccaTTTCACCATTGAGCAAAGACTTTAAGGCGAGTTTAGATGAGAAGCTACGttctcagaagaaaaagttAGATACAAATCAGCAAAAACAACCATCatcacagcaacaacaacaacagtcacctaaacaacaacaaaaaaagttcaattcgaaaattatttcaaaaccattacCACCATTGCCACCAACAATTTcacattcaaattcaaattcaataccATCAATGCCTTCGCATCAAATCCTTAGATCACCATCATTGTTGTCATCTTCATCGGCGGCGGTGACGCCAGTACAGTCGTCGTTGCATCCACAGGCGGCAAAAATTGCCTCGCCACCAGTGGTAGCAACGGTGAAGCCGAGCATCTCACCACGTCCGGCTTCGTTGTcgg gcTGTGGCACTCGAATCGCAAGACGTTCCTCAGTTAATACAGCTAAACCACCGCCACCAGTAAGACGCAGTTCGTCCGTAACACCAAGTCATAATCAATCGACACCG AACTCACCAAATCTAACTCAACAAAGTACAATGAATAATTCGGTGGAGAATCTTCCACCACCACCAGCCTATCTGTTGGATCGGCAACATTCGAACAGTGTACCACAGACAATAGCAACAGCTGCTTCATCAATCAAAGTGGCTGAAACTGTTAAAGCATTATCTGCGATACGGCATACGCCGGCGAGCCCCAGCGCTATCAGGAGAGCACAAAATATGTTAaatcaacagcagcagcaacagacTGCAACGATTCAG agTCAAATCCATGAGAACAACATTTATTCAACAACTCCCCTGATGCATGATGCTTCCCCAGTAGTAGTTGAGAACATATACAATAAATCACCACCACAACCACCACCGAAAACACAACAAGTCTACCAACACTATCAACATCCGCAACCTCAACCTCATTCTCAAGCATCCCAACAACAGATGGCGCAGCATTACAATCAAAACAACGATCGTGGTCACTATCGAAACTATAATCACCAACAAagcaatcatcatcatcaacagttGCAGCAATCTCTGCCTTCACCACCTCCACCGCCGCATGAGCAGTCAATGGTACCCCCACCATTACCCCCACCAAATCCCCAACCGCCAAAACACCAACAACACAATACAACGAACACAAACAATCATAACAATTGTGATAGTAATtct TCCTTCAGAACGAGTTGCAACTCACCAGGCATTTACGCTCAGCCAAAGCAAGTGAGCAACATGTCCAGTTTCCGGTCGTCCAGTCCAGGACCTCAGCTGCAACAATCACACACACCATCGGCCCAGCCAAAGACAAATCCTATTCTGATCGCTCAACTGAATGCCCGACTCAATAAGCAACAGCAGCAGTCAGAATATGGAACGTACCAAATAGCAGCGCACCAACAAGACAATAATCGCTCAGTGATTAGCGCCCATCACCAGCCTTTGTACGGATCAACACCAAGTTCACCACATCATCAGCAACACCATCATCACcaccagcaacagcagcagcaacaacagcaactaaACCAAATCTACAACACAGCCACGACAGAGCAGATATACTCACGACAAGCGAACGATCGTTACcaccagcaacagcagcaacatcaacatcaacttcAACAGGCGCAGCAACAATACGACg ACTACTCGTCGGTGAATAACGATAAATCAGGTAGCATCCGATCAAAGACCAAAGCTGAATTCTTAGAGAATCTTAATGCAAAATTGGCCAAACAGGGCATCTCTGGACGAGCATTCGCTGTGCGAAATCTAATCAACAGTAAAGCATtg cccGATCCTCGATTGTGTCACGAATCCTTGATGGATCAAATTAAACGTGGCGCAAATCTAAAgcgaaatcaaaaaattaacgaCAGAAGTGCCCCGAAAATACACTAA
- the LOC129952583 gene encoding alpha-protein kinase 1 isoform X4 produces the protein MDLSLERDGSALGSLFQQIIADMKNTTPLWDDFLAKAGKLHACLRAAIQAIAAYLDAFQKIADAATNSRGASKEIGTALTRVCLRHKAVETRLKTFTSAIMDCLVLPLQDKLEDWKRQVATIDKEHAKEHKRCRAELKKRSTDTLRLQKKARKGQSDAIQSLVDSHMHDVTMRRAELEEVEKKSLRSAMIEERMRYCTFVYMLQPVVKEECEVMSELGHLQEAMQSIANVTKEPNILPPSSEELIHDAKSTMNLYPESPGGGSGSQGCSNSLGSRKSSVCSISSMNSSGSSGSPGHHHHPRSLSQLISPTIRLKPGESSDSGFCSSPALTSQASTATSQSHAVSTWPPHSQDVPATDRPHTISSAYEKGHQRPALTVYTFQNPETIMEAATPVPTSQKSPGNVLCRPPLPVRCSSLERPLSANNNARNGTGLLPRQCPSPIPAHVTKELSHLPQSQQQQQMQQQQYLQQQSQPQPTYVNMSELASMAAQKLTNQQQQQQQIINQLQQHQQQPIQQQQPQQQNQQQPQANHSVLQQQQSTDSHSSVSSESSLVNHPNHSSSNTPSLHSHPSIESHQTNVGYSTYTPSSGASTPHNHYSPLLTNSPATPLSANAPPLVVGYINPASTNNSSCSPTSLNLKYDDAGDSEDVLKITETDSATTNNSTNNAFNNSIGQQENCTIASSSTEPNNQDSTECDERVRASVLQKASMFEKQAAAVNSSPVLPLTGGRSNHSISSGESVYSTRKDELNHSVKGANDAAVANEKDNDQIDKLYEDSIQELNDLIGELDSFQREHEAREKSHSSTDNENPSAATLIPSLKDVMASNNTHQAPTTTISNGSGTDVDSDKISIGSFNYSTQSTTASDAAKFAYSDSELSRFVSETSSLGFENPTFAHFVQSEANGDDLSIAGEDSISNVQRSLNDNDSGSGVVVIYDHTIPCTPDIDYVKQNSEIVVLRTKDPQTPEPSSSSSLITSLTPQSASGLENPKQRLSSFRSEQYITPPDNNNRNTLLNNNQGTKTLKKPSQLPSADSNSSSGTGGEYKLSKLNLNRIVDRKIPNLNSLSNNNNNELSKNNNNNNTISPLSKDFKASLDEKLRSQKKKLDTNQQKQPSSQQQQQQSPKQQQKKFNSKIISKPLPPLPPTISHSNSNSIPSMPSHQILRSPSLLSSSSAAVTPVQSSLHPQAAKIASPPVVATVKPSISPRPASLSGCGTRIARRSSVNTAKPPPPVRRSSSVTPSHNQSTPNSPNLTQQSTMNNSVENLPPPPAYLLDRQHSNSVPQTIATAASSIKVAETVKALSAIRHTPASPSAIRRAQNMLNQQQQQQTATIQSQIHENNIYSTTPLMHDASPVVVENIYNKSPPQPPPKTQQVYQHYQHPQPQPHSQASQQQMAQHYNQNNDRGHYRNYNHQQSNHHHQQLQQSLPSPPPPPHEQSMVPPPLPPPNPQPPKHQQHNTTNTNNHNNCDSNSSFRTSCNSPGIYAQPKQVSNMSSFRSSSPGPQLQQSHTPSAQPKTNPILIAQLNARLNKQQQQSEYGTYQIAAHQQDNNRSVISAHHQPLYGSTPSSPHHQQHHHHHQQQQQQQQQLNQIYNTATTEQIYSRQANDRYHQQQQQHQHQLQQAQQQYDESPFTFATVSPSSEQQQQLHQ, from the exons GGCTGCCATCCAGGCTATTGCCGCGTATTTGGATGCCTTCCAAAAAATCGCAGACGCCGCAACAAATTCACGAG GTGCTTCCAAGGAAATCGGTACCGCTTTGACACGTGTCTGTCTGAGACACAAGGCAGTAGAAACCCGCCTAAAAACATTCACATCAGCAATCATGGATTGCCTGGTATTACCTTTACAG gaCAAACTAGAAGACTGGAAACGCCAAGTCGCCACAATCGACAAAGAACATGCCAAAGAACACAAACGATGTCGTGCCGAGTTGAAAAAACGCTCAACCGATACACTacgtttgcaaaaaaaagccCGCAAAGGCCAATCGGATGCTATACAATCCCTGGTCGATTCACATATGCACGATGTCACGATGCGTCGTGCCGAATTAGAAGAAGTCGAAAAGAAATCACTGCGTTCGGCAATGATTGAAGAACGTATGCGTTATTGTACGTTTGTTTATATGCTCCAACCGGTAGTTAAGGAAGAATGTGAAGTAATGTCTGAATTGGGTCATTTGCAAGAGGCAATGCAATCAATTGCTAATGTTACCAAAGAGCCCAACATCCTGCCACCATCATCCGAGGAGCTAATACATGATGCTAAATCAACTATGAATTTGTACCCAGAATCACCGGGTGGTGGCTCTGGCTCGCAAGGTTGTTCAAATTCTTTGGGATCACGAAAGAGTTCGGTGTGTTCAATAAGTTCAATGAATAGCAGTGGTTCTAGTGGATCGCCtgggcatcatcatcatccacgATCTTTGTCGCAG ttaatttcgCCTACGATTCGCCTTAAGCCTGGTGAATCCAGTGATAGTGGTTTTTGCTCATCGCCAGCTTTGACTTCTcag GCTTCAACAGCAACAAGTCAGTCGCATGCTGTATCCACATGGCCACCACATTCCCAAGACGTTCCAGCCACAGATCGTCCTCACACAATATCGTCGGCCTATGAAAAAGGCCACCAGCGTCCGGCTCTGACAGTATATACATTTCAAAATCCAGAAACCATTATGGAAGCAGCAACTCCGGTTCCAACATCCCAAAAATCACCAGGAAATGTCCTGTGTCGACCACCATTACCAGTG AGATGCTCGTCGTTGGAACGTCCACTTTCGGCAAACAACAATGCACGCAACGGTACAGGTTTACTACCACGTCAGTGTCCATCACCAATTCCAGCCCATGTTACTAAAG AGCTATCTCATCTGCCACAatcccaacaacaacaacagatgcaacaacaacaatatctGCAACAGCAGTCTCAACCACAACCGACTTATGTTAATATGTCAGAACTAGCCTCAATGGCAGcccaaaaattaacaaatcaacaacaacaacaacagcaaataaTTAACCAATtgcaacaacatcaacaacaacctaTTCAACAGCAACAGCCgcaacaacaaaaccaacaacaaccacaagCGAATCATTCTGTATTGCAACAGCAGCAATCAACCGATTCTCACAGTTCGGTTTCATCAGAATCCTCTCTAGTTAACCATCCCAATCATTCCTCATCGAATACTCCCTCCTTGCATAGTCATCCATCCATTGAATCACATCAAACTAATGTCGGTTACAGTACATACACACCGTCCAGTGGTGCATCAACACCACATAATCACTATTCGCCGCTGTTAACTAATTCGCCTGCAACCCCACTATCAGCGAATGCACCACCACTTGTTGTTGGCTATATTAATCCAGCTTCAACTAATAACTCCTCGTGTTCTCCAACgtctctaaatttaaaatatgacgATGCTGGAGATTCCGAGGATGTTTTGAAAATCACAGAGACTGATAGTGCAACAACAAATAACAGTACTAACAATGCATTTAATAATTCTATTGGCCAACAAGAAAATTGTACAATTGCTTCATCGTCAACAGAGCCAAATAATCAGGATTCAACTGAATGCGATGAGCGGGTGAGGGCATCGGTCTTGCAAAAGGCTTCGATGTTTGAAAAACAAGCGGCTGCTGTAAATAGTAGTCCTGTTCTACCACTGACAGGTGGTCGAAGTAATCATTCGATATCGTCTGGAGAAAGTGTCTATTCCACACGTAAAGATGAACTCAATCACTCAGTAAAGGGTGCAAATGACGCAGCTGTAGCGAATGAAAAAGATAACG AccaaatagacaaactttacGAAGACTCCATTCAAGAACTAAATGATCTTATTGGCGAATTAGACTCCTTTCAACGAGAGCATGAAGCACGTGAAAAATCCCACAGCAGTACCGATAATGAGAATCCATCAGCAGCAACACTAATTCCATCGCTGAAGGATGTTATGGCCAGTAACAATACCCATCAGGCTCCAACTACAACAATAAGCAATGGAAGCGGAACCGATGTGGATTCCGATAAGATCTCCATCGGAAGTTTCAATTATTCAACACAAAGTACGACAGCCAGTGATGCAGCCAAATTCGCCTACTCGGACTCTGAATTGAGTCGTTTTGTGAGTGAAACAAGTTCGTTGGGGTTTGAGAATCCAACTTTCGCTCATTTCGTTCAATCCGAAGCAAATGGCGATGATCTTTCGATTGCTGGAGAAGATTCCATTTCGAATGTTCAGCGATCATTGAACGATAATGATTCTGGAAGTGGAGTAGTCGTGATCTATGATCATACAATCCCATGCACACCGGATATTGATTATGTCAAACAAAATTCCGAAATTGTTGTGCTTCGCACAAAAGATCCACAAACTCCAGAGCcatcttcgtcgtcatcgttgatAACGTCCCTAACACCACAATCTGCTAGTGGCCTGGAGAATCCCAAACAAAGGCTGAGCTCGTTTCGCAGCGAACAATATATAACACCGCCGGACAATAACAATCGCAACACACTTCTCAACAATAATCAAGGTACGAAAACGCTGAAGAAGCCTTCGCAGCTTCCATCAGCTGATAGTAATAGTAGTAGTGGTACAGGTGGCGAATACAAGCTGTCCAAGTTGAACTTGAACCGTATCGTCGATAGGAAGATACcaaatttaaatagtttaagcaataataataataatgaattaagtaagaacaacaacaacaataacaccaTTTCACCATTGAGCAAAGACTTTAAGGCGAGTTTAGATGAGAAGCTACGttctcagaagaaaaagttAGATACAAATCAGCAAAAACAACCATCatcacagcaacaacaacaacagtcacctaaacaacaacaaaaaaagttcaattcgaaaattatttcaaaaccattacCACCATTGCCACCAACAATTTcacattcaaattcaaattcaataccATCAATGCCTTCGCATCAAATCCTTAGATCACCATCATTGTTGTCATCTTCATCGGCGGCGGTGACGCCAGTACAGTCGTCGTTGCATCCACAGGCGGCAAAAATTGCCTCGCCACCAGTGGTAGCAACGGTGAAGCCGAGCATCTCACCACGTCCGGCTTCGTTGTcgg gcTGTGGCACTCGAATCGCAAGACGTTCCTCAGTTAATACAGCTAAACCACCGCCACCAGTAAGACGCAGTTCGTCCGTAACACCAAGTCATAATCAATCGACACCG AACTCACCAAATCTAACTCAACAAAGTACAATGAATAATTCGGTGGAGAATCTTCCACCACCACCAGCCTATCTGTTGGATCGGCAACATTCGAACAGTGTACCACAGACAATAGCAACAGCTGCTTCATCAATCAAAGTGGCTGAAACTGTTAAAGCATTATCTGCGATACGGCATACGCCGGCGAGCCCCAGCGCTATCAGGAGAGCACAAAATATGTTAaatcaacagcagcagcaacagacTGCAACGATTCAG agTCAAATCCATGAGAACAACATTTATTCAACAACTCCCCTGATGCATGATGCTTCCCCAGTAGTAGTTGAGAACATATACAATAAATCACCACCACAACCACCACCGAAAACACAACAAGTCTACCAACACTATCAACATCCGCAACCTCAACCTCATTCTCAAGCATCCCAACAACAGATGGCGCAGCATTACAATCAAAACAACGATCGTGGTCACTATCGAAACTATAATCACCAACAAagcaatcatcatcatcaacagttGCAGCAATCTCTGCCTTCACCACCTCCACCGCCGCATGAGCAGTCAATGGTACCCCCACCATTACCCCCACCAAATCCCCAACCGCCAAAACACCAACAACACAATACAACGAACACAAACAATCATAACAATTGTGATAGTAATtct TCCTTCAGAACGAGTTGCAACTCACCAGGCATTTACGCTCAGCCAAAGCAAGTGAGCAACATGTCCAGTTTCCGGTCGTCCAGTCCAGGACCTCAGCTGCAACAATCACACACACCATCGGCCCAGCCAAAGACAAATCCTATTCTGATCGCTCAACTGAATGCCCGACTCAATAAGCAACAGCAGCAGTCAGAATATGGAACGTACCAAATAGCAGCGCACCAACAAGACAATAATCGCTCAGTGATTAGCGCCCATCACCAGCCTTTGTACGGATCAACACCAAGTTCACCACATCATCAGCAACACCATCATCACcaccagcaacagcagcagcaacaacagcaactaaACCAAATCTACAACACAGCCACGACAGAGCAGATATACTCACGACAAGCGAACGATCGTTACcaccagcaacagcagcaacatcaacatcaacttcAACAGGCGCAGCAACAATACGACg AATCACCATTTACGTTCGCAACAGTATCACCATCTTCAGAGCAGCAACAGCAGCTCCACCAATAA